Proteins co-encoded in one Megalops cyprinoides isolate fMegCyp1 chromosome 1, fMegCyp1.pri, whole genome shotgun sequence genomic window:
- the coasy gene encoding bifunctional coenzyme A synthase → MSMFSTGILVLTSPLHTLPLRIAPVLSSAAQVVERTLYVHLHPGLNLGSAGQARPVYIPPVADFSSLISRLYSNAADICGHLDVRVLLTNIRAQQGLTGAGGASNPFPSPQTLSHSPEVVLTDFPLQDPGQSSLVAQCLQRYAGHCYACTPGLAPVLLHPQLKTLEKEEAEQELELEGGGTARPEPLQTYNDVVVGGTFDRLHGAHKTLLNISCLLANKRFLIGVCDEDLLKNKVLKELIEPYALRVEKLQEFLQDVKPSLQYEIVPLSDPFGPSITDSDLQCIVVSEETRRGGEAVNKKRLENGLPGLVLHEIQLIKDAHHSEIEEEKISSSSFRSRLLGTLLTPPKEKPHLPPFPYIIGLSGGSGSGKSSIARRLEALGAVRIDSDQLGHETYSPGAAAYERVVEEFGEEVLNEDKTINRRSLGRKVFGNKERLKSLTDIVWPEIALLVKNKIQQAREEGKQVCVVDAAVLLEAGWTDMVHEVWVTIIPEEEAVLRITARDGVSEEDARRRLQSQWSNARQVEHANVVLCTLWEPDVTQRQVLKAWNLLQERIRKRQENNSPLS, encoded by the exons ATGTCTATGTTCAGCACTGGTATCCTGGTGCTCACTTCACCTCTGCACACCCTTCCACTACGCATCGCGCCTGTCCTCAGCTCTGCCGCCCAGGTGGTTGAGCGTACCCTCTACGTACACCTGCACCCAGGGCTCAACCTGGGCAGTGCGGGCCAGGCCCGGCCAGTCTACATCCCTCCAGTAGCGGATTTCTCCAGCCTCATCTCCCGTCTCTACAGCAATGCAGCCGACATATGTGGTCACCTGGACGTGCGGGTGCTGCTGACGAACATCCGGGCCCAGCAGGGCTtgacaggggcagggggagcTAGTAACCCTTTCCCATCCCCGCAAACCTTGTCCCACTCCCCAGAGGTGGTGCTGACCGACTTCCCACTACAGGACCCAGGCCAGTCTTCACTGGTGGCACAGTGCCTGCAGAGGTATGCGGGCCACTGCTACGCTTGCACCCCGGGGCTGGCCCCTGTGCTGCTACACCCCCAGCTGAAGACTTTGGAGAAGGAGGAAgcggagcaggagctggagctggaggggggtgggacagCTCGACCCGAGCCCCTGCAGACATACAACGATGTGGTGGTGGGTGGCACCTTTGACCGACTTCATGGAGCGCACAAGACGCTGCTCAACATCTCCTGCTTGCTGGCTAACAAGAGGTTCCTGATTGGGGTTTGTGATGAAGACCTGCTGAAAA ACAAGGTTCTGAAGGAGCTTATCGAGCCCTACGCCCTCCGGGTTGAGAAACTCCAGGAGTTCCTCCAGGATGTCAAGCCCTCACTGCAGTACGAGATCGTGCCCCTCTCCGACCCCTTTGGCCCCTCCATCACTGACTCCGACCTGCAGTGCATCGTGGTCAGCGAGGAGACCAGGAGGGGAGGTGAGGCCGTCAACAAGAAGCGCCTGGAAAAC GGCCTCCCAGGGTTGGTGCTGCATGAGATCCAGCTGATCAAAGACGCCCACCACAGTGAAATTGAGGAGGAGAAGATCAGCTCATCCAGTTTTCGCTCCCGTCTGCTGGGGACTCTTCTCACACCACCCAAG GAAAAACCCCACTTGCCACCCTTTCCGTACATCATCGGGCTGTCAGGGGGCAGCGGCAGTGGGAAGAGCTCGATCGCCCGTCGCCTGGAAGCGCTAGGAGCAGTCCGCATCGACAGTGACCAGCTGGGGCACGAGACCTACAGCCCTGGGGCAGCTGCCTATGAGAGGGTGGTGGAGGAGTTTGGGGAAG AGGTTTTGAATGAGGACAAAACAATCAACAGACGGTCCCTTGGCAGGAAAGTCTTTGGAAACAAG GAGAGATTGAAGTCCCTCACTGACATTGTGTGGCCTGAGATAGCGCTTCTTGTCAAGAACAAGATCCAGCAGGCCAGAGAGGAAG GTAAGCAGGTCTGTGTGGTGGATGCGGCTGTGCTGCTAGAGGCTGGCTGGACGGACATGGTACATGAGGTGTGGGTCACTATCATCCCAGAGGAAGAG GCAGTTTTGCGGATCACAGCACGGGACGGGGTGAGTGAAGAAGATGCACGGAGGAGGCTACAGAGCCAGTGGTCCAACGCCCGGCAGGTGGAGCACGCCAACGTGGTGCTGTGCACCCTGTGGGAGCCTGACGTCACCCAGAGACAG GTCCTAAAGGCATGGAACCTCCTGCAAGAGCGGATTCGCAAGAGACAGGAGAACAACAGCCCTCTGTCTTGA
- the LOC118785593 gene encoding coenzyme Q-binding protein COQ10 homolog, mitochondrial-like, whose amino-acid sequence MANKTAPLLLKALIDITELHSFKLLKGSSGRNNIRYMSSCGILATRCASLPVSPAVGTLVCPPSCSFVSLAVPLVNRRMEYSESRNLRYSPEQMYNLVVSVDKYHQFVPWCKKSKVMRGQSGDVKAQLEIGFPPIVERYTSDVAVVPNHQVRAVCTDSSLFSHLETVWRFGGAPNQPNSCNVEFYVCFEFKSMLHTQLAVVFFDEVVKQMVNAFEKRADRLYGPKTTQ is encoded by the exons atggcaaacaaaacagcaccTCTGCTTCTCAAAGCACTTATTGATATTACAGAGTTACACTCTTTCAAATTATTGAAAGGAAGCTCTGGCAGAAATAATATCAG ATACATGAGTTCTTGTGGCATTCTTGCCACCCGCTGTGCCAGCCTACCGGTCAGCCCCGCCGTTGGCACCTTAGTGTGCCCACCGAGCTGCAGCTTCGTCAGCCTTGCTGTTCCTCTCGTGAACCGCAGGATGGAGTACTCAGAGAGCCGGAACCTCAG ATACTCTCCAGAGCAGATGTACAATCTGGTGGTCAGTGTAGACAAGTACCACCAGTTTGTGCCCTGGTGCAAGAAATCCAAGGTGATGAGGGGGCAGAGCGGGGACGTGAAGGCCCAGTTGGAGATTGGCTTCCCTCCCATTGTGGAGCGCTATACCTCTGATGTCGCTGTTGTGCCAAACCACCAAGTCAGG GCTGTGTGTACAGACAGCTCCCTCTTCAGTCACTTGGAGACAGTGTGGAGGTTTGGCGGAGCTCCAAACCAACCCAACTCATGCAACGTGGAGTTCTAT GTGTGTTTTGAGTTTAAGTCCATGCTGCACACGCAGTTGGCAGTGGTGTTCTTCGATGAGGTGGTCAAGCAGATGGTGAACGCATTTGAAAAGCGGGCGGACAGGTTGTACGGACCCAAGACTACCCAGTGA